A stretch of the Poseidonibacter parvus genome encodes the following:
- the proW gene encoding glycine betaine/L-proline ABC transporter permease ProW has protein sequence MSNDPWGNASTAQENRESSVDWTQEAAQAPIEEANEFNILNPFENVLIPFDKWTNDGIDWLVVNFREVFLAAKAPIDIVLKSIESFLLFLNPYVVILFFVLLALQLASKKLAIGTLISFFIIGFIGAWEESMITLSLVITAVLFSVIIGLPLGIWSAKSDTVDKVLRPILDGMQTTPAFVYLIPIVMLFGIGNVPGVIVTIIFALPPLIRLTNLGIRQVPEDLIEASRSFGASSSQMLWKVQIPVAMPTIMAGINQTLMLSLSMVVIASMIAVGGLGQMVLRGIGRLDIGLAAVGGLGIVLLAIILDRLTQEAGKKDKNDKRRWHEKGPIGFILNLRRKNVK, from the coding sequence ATGAGTAATGATCCTTGGGGAAATGCATCAACTGCACAAGAAAATAGAGAATCATCAGTTGATTGGACACAAGAAGCTGCACAAGCTCCTATTGAAGAAGCTAATGAATTCAATATTTTGAATCCATTTGAAAATGTTCTTATTCCTTTTGACAAATGGACAAATGATGGAATTGATTGGTTAGTTGTTAATTTTAGAGAAGTATTTTTAGCAGCAAAAGCTCCTATTGATATTGTTTTAAAATCAATTGAAAGTTTTTTACTATTCTTAAATCCTTATGTTGTAATTTTATTCTTTGTATTATTAGCTTTACAACTTGCAAGTAAAAAACTTGCAATTGGAACATTGATTTCATTTTTTATCATTGGATTTATAGGTGCTTGGGAAGAATCAATGATTACACTTTCTTTAGTTATAACAGCAGTACTCTTCTCTGTAATAATAGGCTTGCCTTTAGGAATTTGGTCTGCAAAAAGTGATACTGTTGATAAAGTTTTACGACCTATTCTTGATGGAATGCAGACAACACCTGCATTCGTTTACTTAATTCCTATTGTAATGTTATTTGGTATTGGAAATGTTCCTGGAGTTATTGTAACTATTATTTTTGCACTTCCTCCACTTATTCGTCTTACAAACTTAGGAATTAGACAAGTACCTGAGGACTTAATTGAAGCTTCAAGATCTTTTGGAGCAAGTTCATCTCAAATGTTATGGAAAGTTCAAATTCCCGTTGCAATGCCTACTATTATGGCAGGAATCAATCAAACATTGATGCTTTCATTATCAATGGTTGTTATTGCTTCAATGATTGCTGTAGGTGGTCTTGGACAAATGGTTTTAAGAGGTATTGGAAGACTTGATATTGGTCTTGCTGCAGTAGGTGGTCTTGGTATTGTATTACTTGCAATTATCTTAGATAGATTAACTCAAGAAGCAGGTAAAAAAGATAAAAATGATAAAAGACGATGGCATGAAAAAGGGCCTATTGGTTTTATTTTAAATTTAAGGAGAAAAAATGTTAAATAA
- the proV gene encoding glycine betaine/L-proline ABC transporter ATP-binding protein ProV, which translates to MLNEGESKDNIFTKTGMTIGVQDASFEINEGEIFVIMGLSGSGKSTLVRLLNRLIEPTSGQIFIDDIDVTNLSDKELIDIRRKKISMVFQSFALMPHMNIIDNVSFGLELSGIEKDKRYEAAQKALEQVGLNHHALSFPDELSGGMQQRVGLARALANDPDIMLMDEAFSALDPLIRTEMQDELVELQEKEKRTIVFISHDLDEAIRIGDRIAIMQNGEVVQIGTPEEIINEPANDYVRSFFKGVDVTSVLNASHIVKKTKATIINKEGVGIKSALQYIGDYDEDYAYFIEKNGKYIGLLTVESLKEQKKIDGNIHDAVIDEKPINENLQIGEFISDVAGHAYPSAVISDDGKYRGTISKSRLLKVFDEGVDNE; encoded by the coding sequence ATGCTAAATGAAGGTGAGAGTAAAGATAATATCTTTACAAAAACAGGTATGACCATTGGTGTACAAGATGCAAGTTTCGAAATTAATGAAGGTGAAATCTTTGTAATTATGGGACTTTCTGGTTCTGGTAAATCAACACTTGTAAGACTTTTAAACAGATTAATAGAGCCAACTTCTGGCCAAATTTTTATTGATGATATTGATGTTACAAATTTAAGTGATAAGGAATTAATTGATATTAGAAGAAAAAAAATATCAATGGTTTTTCAATCTTTTGCTTTAATGCCACATATGAATATTATTGATAATGTTTCTTTTGGTTTAGAATTAAGTGGAATAGAAAAAGACAAAAGATATGAAGCTGCACAAAAAGCACTAGAGCAAGTTGGTCTTAATCATCATGCATTATCTTTTCCTGATGAATTAAGTGGTGGTATGCAACAGCGTGTTGGTTTAGCACGTGCTTTAGCAAACGATCCTGATATTATGTTAATGGATGAGGCATTTTCTGCACTTGATCCTCTTATTAGAACTGAAATGCAAGATGAACTTGTAGAACTTCAAGAAAAAGAAAAAAGAACAATTGTATTTATTTCTCATGATTTAGATGAAGCCATCAGAATTGGCGATAGAATTGCGATTATGCAAAATGGTGAAGTTGTTCAAATTGGAACACCTGAAGAGATTATCAATGAACCTGCAAATGATTATGTAAGATCTTTCTTTAAAGGTGTTGATGTAACTTCAGTATTAAATGCTTCTCATATTGTTAAAAAAACAAAGGCAACTATAATCAATAAAGAAGGAGTAGGTATTAAATCTGCTTTACAATATATTGGTGATTATGATGAAGATTATGCATATTTTATTGAAAAAAACGGTAAATATATTGGTCTTTTAACTGTAGAATCTTTAAAAGAACAAAAAAAGATTGATGGAAATATTCATGATGCAGTAATTGATGAAAAGCCAATTAATGAAAATCTTCAAATTGGAGAGTTTATTTCAGATGTAGCAGGGCATGCTTATCCATCTGCTGTAATTAGTGATGATGGAAAATATAGAGGAACAATTTCAAAAAGTAGATTGTTGAAAGTATTTGATGAAGGAGTTGATAATGAGTAA
- the proX gene encoding glycine betaine/L-proline ABC transporter substrate-binding protein ProX, whose translation MITKKILLGGLLSLVLTSNLFAAKVTALKTVLAEESFQLQLIVEMLKKMGHNVEISSDLEYAITFQTIADNAKSDDVYFMAAHWDPIQTNMIKGVGGTEKLAIFSEYISNCASGYVIDKKTADKYNIKYISDLKDPKIAKLFDSSGNGKADLTGASLGWEVADTINHQLDAFKLRDTIDHNQGAYSAMISDTMARYKTGKPILFWTWTPYWVTGKLVPGKDITFLQVTQSEHPKGIDTQISNGANYGFAINSQKIVANSSVLTKHQDIAKLFDIVKLSVNDVSGQNMLMRNGQKEPKDIKRHVQKWIQANETKVNSWIKEAQAAK comes from the coding sequence ATGATTACTAAAAAAATATTACTAGGTGGATTACTTTCACTAGTTCTTACTTCAAATTTATTCGCTGCAAAAGTTACAGCTTTAAAAACTGTACTTGCTGAAGAATCTTTTCAATTACAACTTATTGTTGAAATGCTTAAAAAAATGGGACATAACGTAGAAATTTCTAGTGATTTAGAGTATGCAATTACTTTCCAAACAATTGCTGATAATGCAAAAAGTGATGATGTTTATTTTATGGCCGCTCATTGGGATCCAATTCAAACAAATATGATTAAAGGTGTAGGTGGTACTGAAAAACTTGCAATATTTTCTGAATATATATCTAATTGTGCATCAGGTTATGTAATTGATAAGAAAACTGCTGATAAATATAATATTAAATATATCAGTGATTTAAAAGATCCTAAAATTGCTAAACTATTTGATTCAAGTGGTAATGGTAAAGCTGATTTAACTGGTGCTAGTTTAGGATGGGAAGTTGCAGATACAATCAACCATCAATTAGATGCTTTTAAATTAAGAGATACAATAGACCATAATCAAGGTGCATATTCAGCAATGATTTCTGATACTATGGCTAGATATAAAACTGGTAAACCTATTTTATTTTGGACATGGACTCCTTATTGGGTAACAGGAAAATTAGTTCCTGGAAAAGACATTACATTTTTACAAGTAACACAGTCTGAGCATCCAAAAGGTATCGATACTCAAATTTCTAATGGAGCAAATTATGGATTTGCTATTAATTCTCAAAAAATAGTTGCAAATTCAAGTGTTTTAACAAAACACCAAGATATTGCAAAATTATTTGATATTGTTAAATTAAGTGTTAATGATGTAAGTGGTCAAAATATGCTTATGAGAAATGGACAAAAAGAGCCTAAAGATATTAAAAGACATGTTCAAAAATGGATTCAAGCTAATGAAACAAAAGTAAATTCTTGGATTAAAGAAGCACAAGCTGCAAAATAG
- a CDS encoding MlaD family protein, producing MSDKEIIEKQNDDVIYKAKEDDKKAVSSIWLLPIIILGILAWISYESYMKKGTNITVVFKSAEGLKEGATVLEYKGLQLGKVTKIDINDDLENVKVNILVKSEASKYVASEGSRFWIRRPTISLTKVSGLSTLVDGYKIEISPKFRTDKEFENAKEKYDFIGLDSKPDDELASNGYYVSLIANDKDSIEVGTPIFYNKYQIGEVVSKDFKFEKVFLNVYIYDKYNYLVNKSSKFVLNEALKVSYGPSGLNVEIGSLYSALVGGVTVITPDKNDIKIEKDEVYTLFAGKDSLEKKEYFHIKFANANGIDANTPIIYKGLAIGKLTSLDLRNDTLTSKAFIYEKYKYLLTNKTQFYIESPEISLEGVKNLGNIVKGNFVSLNYEEGEPNNIFTVNNSKESKEIDSSLIYTLKSDSLNSITKKSKVYFKNIEIGKVIYYSLTKDLKKVNIQILIDEKYKKLIHNHTLFYDMSSKLLELKNFDIDINYAGVNPLLNGAIAIEEIRRDKKLSRKSFKLYESYKEVEKLKRLHNDGFTIDAYFNNDFKIKKNMAIVYKNQEIGFVKAIKFDSKKSNAKLFIYKDYKKYINKTSRFYKKGVIDLNASLNGILFNMDNFTSLLEGSIVLENNTDMLYSKYNIYSSEDEMKDSSNSITIIFDDVEGVHEQFSQLTYKGVKVGKVTKVSLNEKQKVVVKAQIYNDYKSFTKEGTVFYLKKPKISLQEVSNIGSSVMAVNIGVIKSNNKKSQIRFKGFDTLPSLDKSYHGTIFKVHAKHASSANVDAPIYYKNVQIGKINKIDLSNDASSVIMDCLIYEKYTNFVRSNSVFYDISGFNMKFSLFSGSKVESNTFTSILKGGLVVVTPYLYDRPANSKDKFLLVEELTEDWESISPSIKKY from the coding sequence ATGAGCGATAAAGAGATTATTGAAAAACAAAATGATGATGTTATTTATAAAGCAAAAGAAGATGATAAAAAAGCAGTTTCTTCTATATGGCTTTTGCCTATTATTATTTTAGGAATTTTAGCTTGGATTTCGTATGAATCATATATGAAAAAGGGTACAAATATTACAGTAGTATTTAAAAGTGCAGAAGGTTTAAAAGAGGGTGCAACTGTATTAGAATATAAAGGTCTTCAATTAGGAAAAGTTACAAAAATTGATATTAATGATGATTTAGAAAATGTAAAAGTTAATATATTAGTTAAAAGTGAAGCTAGTAAATATGTAGCTAGTGAAGGTTCAAGATTTTGGATTAGAAGACCTACTATTTCTTTAACAAAAGTATCAGGTTTAAGTACACTTGTAGATGGTTATAAAATTGAAATATCACCAAAATTTAGAACAGATAAAGAGTTCGAAAATGCAAAAGAAAAATACGATTTTATTGGACTTGATAGTAAGCCAGATGATGAATTAGCAAGTAATGGTTATTATGTTTCATTAATTGCAAATGACAAAGATAGTATTGAAGTGGGAACGCCAATATTTTATAATAAATATCAAATAGGTGAGGTTGTTTCAAAAGACTTTAAGTTCGAGAAAGTATTCTTAAATGTTTATATTTATGATAAGTATAATTATTTAGTAAATAAAAGCTCAAAATTTGTATTAAATGAGGCTTTAAAAGTAAGCTATGGTCCGAGTGGTTTAAATGTTGAAATTGGTTCTTTATATTCTGCATTAGTTGGAGGAGTAACTGTAATTACTCCTGATAAAAATGATATCAAAATTGAAAAAGATGAGGTATATACTTTATTTGCAGGAAAAGATTCTTTAGAGAAAAAAGAGTATTTTCATATTAAATTCGCAAATGCAAACGGTATTGATGCAAATACACCTATTATTTATAAAGGCCTTGCTATTGGAAAATTAACAAGCTTAGATTTAAGAAATGACACTCTTACTTCTAAAGCTTTTATTTATGAAAAGTATAAATATTTACTTACAAATAAAACGCAATTTTATATTGAATCTCCTGAAATTAGTTTAGAAGGGGTTAAAAATTTAGGCAATATAGTAAAAGGAAATTTTGTATCATTAAATTATGAAGAAGGTGAACCTAATAATATTTTTACTGTTAATAATTCTAAAGAAAGTAAAGAGATAGATTCTTCTTTAATTTATACTTTAAAAAGTGATAGTCTAAATTCAATTACTAAAAAGTCAAAAGTTTATTTTAAAAATATTGAAATAGGAAAAGTTATTTATTATTCTTTAACTAAGGATTTAAAAAAAGTAAATATTCAAATATTAATTGATGAAAAATATAAAAAACTAATTCATAATCATACTCTTTTTTATGATATGAGTTCAAAACTTTTAGAGTTAAAAAACTTTGATATTGATATAAATTATGCAGGAGTTAATCCTTTATTAAATGGTGCAATTGCAATTGAAGAAATTAGACGTGATAAAAAACTTAGTAGAAAAAGTTTTAAATTATACGAAAGTTATAAAGAAGTAGAAAAATTAAAAAGACTGCATAATGATGGTTTTACTATTGATGCATATTTTAATAATGATTTTAAAATCAAAAAAAATATGGCAATAGTTTATAAAAATCAAGAAATTGGTTTTGTAAAAGCTATTAAATTTGATAGCAAAAAATCAAATGCAAAGCTATTTATATATAAAGATTATAAAAAATATATAAATAAAACAAGTAGATTTTATAAAAAAGGTGTAATAGATTTAAATGCAAGTTTAAATGGGATTTTATTTAATATGGATAATTTCACTTCTCTACTTGAAGGTTCAATTGTCCTAGAAAACAATACAGATATGCTTTATTCTAAGTATAATATTTACTCATCAGAAGATGAAATGAAAGATTCTTCAAATAGTATTACTATAATTTTTGATGATGTAGAAGGTGTTCATGAACAATTTTCTCAACTTACATATAAAGGTGTAAAAGTTGGGAAAGTTACAAAAGTTTCATTAAATGAAAAACAAAAAGTTGTAGTTAAAGCACAGATATATAATGATTATAAATCTTTTACAAAAGAAGGAACAGTTTTTTATTTAAAAAAGCCAAAAATTTCACTTCAAGAAGTATCTAATATTGGTTCTTCTGTAATGGCTGTAAATATTGGAGTTATAAAAAGCAATAACAAAAAATCACAAATTAGATTTAAAGGCTTCGATACTCTTCCTTCGCTTGACAAATCATATCATGGAACAATTTTCAAGGTTCACGCAAAACACGCTTCAAGTGCAAATGTAGATGCTCCTATTTATTATAAAAATGTACAAATAGGAAAAATAAATAAAATTGATTTATCAAATGATGCTAGTAGTGTTATTATGGATTGTTTAATTTATGAGAAATACACGAATTTTGTTAGAAGTAATTCAGTGTTTTATGATATAAGTGGCTTTAATATGAAGTTCTCACTCTTTTCTGGTTCAAAAGTTGAATCAAATACATTTACAAGTATTTTAAAAGGTGGCTTAGTTGTTGTTACACCGTATTTATATGATAGACCAGCAAACAGTAAAGATAAGTTTTTATTAGTAGAAGAACTCACAGAAGATTGGGAAAGTATAAGTCCAAGTATTAAGAAGTATTAA
- a CDS encoding choline/carnitine O-acyltransferase: MSKTFELQEQLKTLPLSNLNDASENFLDWVEPLISKEQFQTTKANLETFSSNEGLILEKKLEEWSKKNEGNWLAPLWKNMYLDIREPVAIDVNYFVKLITDELKLKYSSCQIAGVIISKLMDIYESILDESFEPEKIKNTPLCMSAYKEMFKATKIPKQNRDEYIVKEKTKNSHIIVMYKNHMFKLALNDENAKRYSSKIITNTLENLLTSQIKENDTSVGIITTAYRDEAAVLLEQIVEIEENSENFETLKDALFIVCMDENSKSLYEFAMSLIASNENNRYFDKNLQLIFNQNGDFGFNLEHTGSDAGSWINVINMVYEDITNTSIMASHIENNSKEIIEVKKLDWEISIELKKQLDDLRAKHIKKTKDLHQEILYFKDFGSNEIKEMGYSPDAFLQLALQLAQYRKFGTLKSTYEAVTTRIYLNGRTECSRPISMELLEFVKAFDNEDSNKSTLKDLMSDACKKQSRRIKDCLRSNGVERYFFAMKNMYTLFGEELGLKEMPEFFNDVGYNKLTYSYISTSRIESKYFDLGGFGPVVPDGFGFWYNLIDDRIDMNLISRKSVNGDNIKSFSDAIVKAINDLAKFAENKG; encoded by the coding sequence ATGTCAAAAACTTTTGAACTTCAAGAACAATTAAAAACTCTTCCACTCTCAAATCTAAATGATGCTAGTGAAAATTTTTTAGATTGGGTTGAACCTTTAATTTCTAAAGAACAATTCCAAACTACAAAAGCTAATTTAGAAACTTTTTCAAGTAATGAAGGACTTATTCTTGAAAAAAAACTAGAAGAATGGTCAAAAAAAAATGAAGGTAATTGGTTAGCACCACTTTGGAAAAATATGTATTTAGACATTAGAGAACCTGTTGCTATTGATGTAAATTATTTTGTCAAATTAATAACAGATGAACTTAAACTTAAGTATTCAAGTTGTCAGATTGCAGGTGTTATTATAAGTAAACTTATGGATATATATGAGAGTATTTTAGATGAGTCTTTTGAACCTGAGAAAATAAAAAATACACCTTTATGTATGTCAGCTTATAAAGAGATGTTTAAAGCAACAAAAATTCCAAAACAAAATCGTGATGAGTATATTGTAAAAGAAAAAACAAAAAACTCTCATATAATTGTGATGTATAAAAACCATATGTTTAAACTAGCTTTAAATGATGAAAATGCAAAAAGATATTCATCTAAAATAATCACTAATACATTAGAAAATCTTTTAACATCGCAAATAAAAGAGAATGATACAAGTGTAGGAATTATAACTACTGCATATAGAGATGAAGCAGCTGTATTATTAGAACAAATTGTAGAAATTGAAGAAAATAGTGAGAATTTCGAAACACTAAAAGATGCTTTATTTATTGTTTGTATGGATGAAAACTCTAAAAGTTTATATGAGTTTGCAATGAGTTTAATTGCTTCAAATGAAAATAATAGATATTTTGACAAAAACCTACAACTAATCTTTAATCAAAATGGTGATTTTGGATTTAATTTAGAGCATACAGGCTCTGATGCTGGTTCTTGGATAAATGTTATTAATATGGTTTATGAAGACATCACAAATACTTCGATTATGGCTAGTCATATTGAAAATAACAGCAAAGAAATCATAGAAGTAAAAAAACTTGATTGGGAAATATCTATAGAATTAAAAAAACAATTAGATGATTTAAGAGCTAAACATATTAAAAAAACTAAGGACCTTCATCAAGAGATTTTATATTTCAAAGATTTTGGAAGTAATGAAATTAAAGAAATGGGTTATAGTCCCGATGCATTTTTACAATTAGCACTTCAACTTGCACAATATAGAAAGTTTGGAACATTAAAAAGTACCTATGAAGCTGTTACTACTAGAATTTATTTAAATGGTAGAACAGAGTGTTCTCGTCCTATATCTATGGAACTTTTAGAATTTGTAAAAGCATTTGATAATGAGGATTCAAATAAGAGTACACTTAAAGATTTAATGTCTGATGCTTGTAAAAAACAATCAAGAAGAATAAAAGATTGTTTACGCTCAAATGGAGTTGAGAGATACTTTTTTGCTATGAAAAATATGTATACACTTTTTGGTGAAGAGTTAGGTTTAAAAGAAATGCCAGAGTTTTTTAACGATGTTGGATATAATAAACTTACATACAGTTATATCTCAACAAGTAGAATAGAATCAAAATATTTTGACCTTGGTGGTTTTGGTCCTGTTGTTCCTGATGGTTTTGGTTTTTGGTATAACTTGATTGATGATAGAATTGATATGAATTTAATTAGTAGAAAAAGTGTAAATGGGGATAATATAAAATCATTTAGTGATGCTATTGTAAAAGCTATAAATGATTTAGCCAAGTTTGCTGAAAATAAGGGTTAA
- the proX gene encoding glycine betaine/L-proline ABC transporter substrate-binding protein ProX, with protein sequence MLNKKSLISLVASVAVASSLFGAKVTAVKTAIAEEGFQMQVVVEVLKKMGHTVEVTNDVDYAIAFQTIANNAQSDDVYFMAAHWDPLQNTMVEGAGGEAKLTKFSDFVANCAQGYLIDKKTADKYNIKYVNDLNKPEIAKLFDSNGNGKADLTGCSGGWGCSKVIEHQLDAYGLRDNIDHNQGSYSALIADTIARYKTGKPIFYYTWTPYWVSGQLVPGKDVTFLQVTKSANPDGYSTKLPNGTDYGFAVNNQKIVANKSVLTKHKDIAKLFDIIKLSVNDVSGENMLMANGQNKHTDVQRHAQTWLENNKATVDAWIKEAKAAK encoded by the coding sequence ATGTTAAATAAAAAAAGTTTAATTAGTCTTGTTGCTTCTGTTGCAGTAGCTTCAAGTTTATTTGGGGCAAAAGTAACTGCTGTTAAAACAGCAATTGCAGAAGAAGGTTTCCAAATGCAAGTTGTTGTGGAAGTTTTAAAAAAAATGGGACATACAGTTGAAGTTACAAATGATGTAGATTATGCAATTGCTTTTCAAACTATTGCAAACAATGCACAAAGTGATGATGTTTATTTTATGGCAGCTCATTGGGATCCATTACAAAATACAATGGTAGAAGGTGCAGGTGGAGAAGCTAAACTTACTAAATTCTCTGACTTTGTAGCTAATTGTGCTCAAGGTTATTTAATTGACAAAAAAACTGCTGATAAATATAATATTAAATATGTTAATGATTTAAATAAACCAGAAATTGCAAAACTATTTGATTCAAATGGAAATGGTAAAGCTGATTTAACAGGTTGTTCTGGTGGTTGGGGATGTTCTAAAGTAATTGAACATCAATTAGATGCTTATGGTTTAAGAGATAATATTGACCATAACCAAGGTTCTTACTCAGCACTTATTGCTGATACAATTGCAAGATATAAAACAGGTAAGCCAATATTCTATTATACGTGGACTCCTTATTGGGTAAGTGGTCAATTAGTACCTGGTAAAGATGTTACATTTTTACAAGTAACTAAATCAGCTAATCCTGATGGATACTCTACAAAACTTCCAAATGGTACAGATTATGGATTTGCTGTTAATAATCAAAAAATTGTTGCTAATAAAAGTGTACTTACAAAGCACAAAGATATAGCAAAATTATTTGATATTATAAAGCTTAGTGTAAATGATGTAAGTGGTGAAAATATGTTAATGGCAAATGGTCAGAATAAACATACAGATGTTCAAAGACACGCACAAACATGGTTAGAAAATAATAAAGCTACAGTTGATGCATGGATTAAAGAAGCAAAAGCTGCTAAATAA
- the ciaB gene encoding invasion protein CiaB, translated as MNNDKFLNDLDEVYTFLNTQKSNVNKLISYLENNEFEKLTIIEEFAKYLELPMSEDLRFALVTRLVNLRDDSLVQVLKKNNKNEEEIIELQEDAYCFTRDFWHEKHKNTVEYIQNNKLLTPFYRAVFEGVYQVGLKMSSWQSLWTAHIINGINKELMNKFDGNEEKVFKYLEDENLLDLGHNNIIADRSYSALVKEKDSYHSKAYINAFKTQTTAVIDALEDFEESLIELEDEEYNEKWNYILYIQSLIKAFGEDKTHLLVSRWADVDRAWMKIKSPVQIGHPLEYYEDHFRKAVALEWDIRLTNPEFSQDDNRVNKIKSAFAKVFENVEQNEKNKSVYDFSLKSLDQVQLYIGRPALFFGAELNGLFSAQVVPNDEIVSKEMGKKIFAFSDEILQTTRAKPFLKLSSEIFGHEILNEDRKFLFNETASWHKVYDITTIGHEFGHILWCDDETESVMNKSGNFKNIEEFKATTGGLVSFFLDESNDEKQLEKQVLIDTVKRAVGLMGWMEVDEVQPYYCEGIIHLSGLFDSEVLDFKDNKLIIDLSDSKYEELKKWYVQTYTSLAKHYLDKKDASEFLNIYAIKEGKYFMPVNKKINEFVKYYFKRYQAIGQELDTNDKKENYIK; from the coding sequence ATGAATAATGATAAATTTTTAAATGACTTAGATGAAGTTTATACTTTTTTAAATACTCAAAAATCTAATGTAAATAAACTTATTTCATATCTTGAAAATAATGAATTTGAAAAACTAACAATTATAGAAGAATTTGCAAAATATCTTGAACTTCCAATGAGTGAAGATTTAAGATTTGCACTTGTTACTAGACTTGTTAATTTAAGAGATGATTCACTTGTTCAAGTATTAAAGAAAAACAATAAAAATGAAGAAGAGATTATTGAATTACAAGAAGATGCTTATTGTTTTACTAGAGATTTTTGGCACGAAAAACATAAAAATACAGTTGAGTATATTCAAAATAATAAACTATTAACTCCATTTTATAGAGCAGTTTTTGAAGGTGTTTATCAAGTTGGTTTAAAAATGTCTTCTTGGCAAAGTTTATGGACTGCACATATTATCAATGGAATAAATAAAGAGTTAATGAATAAATTTGATGGTAATGAAGAAAAAGTATTTAAATATCTTGAAGATGAAAATTTACTAGACTTAGGACATAATAATATCATAGCAGATAGATCATATTCAGCACTCGTAAAAGAAAAAGATTCATATCATTCAAAAGCATATATAAACGCTTTTAAAACACAAACAACAGCAGTTATTGATGCACTTGAAGATTTTGAAGAGAGTTTAATTGAGCTTGAAGATGAAGAATATAATGAAAAATGGAATTATATTCTATATATTCAATCTCTTATAAAAGCTTTTGGTGAAGATAAAACTCATTTATTAGTTTCTAGATGGGCTGATGTTGATAGAGCTTGGATGAAAATAAAATCTCCAGTTCAAATTGGTCATCCTTTAGAATATTATGAAGATCATTTTAGAAAAGCAGTTGCATTAGAATGGGATATTAGACTTACAAACCCTGAATTTTCACAAGATGATAACAGAGTTAATAAAATCAAATCTGCATTTGCAAAAGTTTTTGAAAATGTTGAACAAAATGAAAAAAATAAATCTGTTTATGATTTTTCATTAAAATCACTTGACCAAGTTCAGCTTTATATAGGACGTCCTGCACTATTTTTTGGAGCTGAATTAAATGGCTTATTTTCAGCACAAGTTGTACCTAATGATGAAATTGTTTCAAAAGAAATGGGAAAAAAGATTTTTGCTTTTTCTGATGAAATATTGCAAACAACTAGAGCTAAACCATTTTTAAAATTAAGTAGCGAAATCTTTGGACATGAAATATTAAATGAAGATAGAAAGTTTTTGTTTAATGAAACAGCTTCTTGGCATAAAGTTTATGATATCACGACAATAGGTCATGAATTTGGTCATATTTTATGGTGCGATGATGAAACAGAATCTGTTATGAATAAAAGCGGTAACTTTAAAAATATTGAAGAGTTTAAAGCAACAACTGGTGGATTAGTATCATTCTTTCTAGATGAATCAAACGATGAAAAACAACTAGAAAAACAAGTATTAATAGATACAGTTAAACGAGCTGTTGGATTAATGGGTTGGATGGAAGTTGATGAAGTTCAACCATATTATTGTGAAGGAATTATTCATTTAAGCGGATTATTTGATTCAGAAGTTTTAGATTTTAAAGATAATAAACTAATTATTGACTTATCAGATTCAAAATATGAAGAGCTTAAAAAATGGTATGTTCAAACATATACTTCTTTAGCAAAACACTATTTAGATAAAAAAGATGCGAGCGAGTTTTTAAATATTTATGCTATAAAAGAAGGTAAATATTTTATGCCTGTAAATAAAAAAATAAACGAATTTGTAAAATATTACTTTAAAAGATACCAAGCAATTGGGCAAGAATTAGATACAAATGATAAAAAAGAAAATTATATAAAATAA